GCCGGATTTTTTATCCGTATGGGAAACCTGATGAATTCGGAAATCATTGGAAAACCCACTACGCTGCCCTGGGGATTTGTGTTTAAACGGGCTTTTGAGCCGCAATATGCTACCGGTCCGCATCATCCTACCCAGATTTATGAAGCCCTGGCCTATTTACTTATTTTCTTTTTCCTTCATTGGTATTACTGGCATCATACCAAAAACCTGAAACCCGGGAAACTTTTCGGTTATTTTATGGTATTAATTTTTTCAGCCCGTTTTCTCATCGAATTTTTGAAAGAGCCCCAGGAACCCTGGGAACAACATCTGTTGCTTGATATGGGACAAATACTGAGTATTCCGCTTATTTTATTGGGAATCGGGGTGTTGATCTGGTCAGGAAAACAAAAAGCCCAAAAAGTATTTTGATACCTTTTGGGCTTTTGACAGTATAAAAGCAAGAATTATATTTTACTTTTTCTTGACCGTTCCTTCCATTGTTTTCAGCTGTTCATAGAAACCTTTATTGATCTTCGCAGAAAGTTTGTTCTGGTGAAAATCTTTGGTAAGCTGAGCCAATTGTTGTAGTGATGTTAAGGCTTCACGAATATCGTTGTCGTAGTAAGGAACAAACTTGTCGTTCAGACGGTTGTAATAATTTAGATCCTGCATGTAGCGGGTGTAAATCTTTTCTACCACATCATTCCCTTTTTTGTAATAACTCATATACTTTTCCTTAGGCTCATGATGTTTTTTGGCATAATCTGCTGCCTGGTAGTATAGCAGAGCCCAATGGATGGTATAGTAATCGAACGGGAATTTTTTATTGGGGAAGAACCAGATTCCTCTATCCAGCGCTTTTACTGTGGAATCGTATTTATGCATATTTGCCAACGCCTGGGCCAGCCGGATATACGATTGTTTGGCAATTACCGAATTCCGGAAACTTTCGCGGTCGACATGCACATCGGGCATGTTCAACCGTCCCCAGCGTGCTTTTTTGCTCATCAGAATCTTATACGATGAGTCGGCAGCTACGCCTCCCACTTTCGGAATATAATCTTTGGCCGGCACCGGCACCAATTGGTAAACCAGTCCGCGCATCTGGCAATATTTAGCCACATCCAGCACTTTGCTTACGCTGGACGGATTAGCAAAACAGATGGGACGTTTCCAGTTATTGTTAGCCAGCAGGTCAAGCAACATGACATCGCTGCGGTAAAGGTATCCTTGTTTTACTTTCCATTTGATTTCCTTTACAATCTTCCCGGCATCTTTCAATGGAACAGTACCGGAATTGACTGCTGCCGCCGAATCTACTTTCAGGAAAAGTTCTTTTCCGGGGAGATAATCAATTTTGTCACCACTTTGTAATGGCATTTTTGTTCGTGGATCATCATTCCGGATAAAGTCGATCGCATCTTTCAGTGAGATAGGGCCTTTAATAACCGGATAAACCGGAATAAAGTTCATGGTTCCGCGATCGTATTTTTCCGAAGGAATAGACAAGGGCAACGGAGCAGAATTATATTCCTGTTTAAACATCTGGTCTACATACCAGGCGCCTCCGGCCAACATGTAATTGACTACCCTGACATCGGTACGGATACCTTCCACTTCCTGGGCATACCACAGCGGGAAAGTATCATTATCCCCGTTGGTAAATAATATGGCGTTGGGCGGACAACTTCGCAGGTACATGACCGCAAAATCGCGTGCCGAAAATTTGCCGGAACGATCGTGTGAGGGCCACTCTTCTTTGGCCATATTGGCAGGTACCAGTATCAGGCTGATTACCGTCACCAATGCCGCCGCAATTTCTTTTTTCCCAAAATATTTTTTCACCCCTTCGTAAAGAGAGAGAACACCCAGACCAATCCAGATAGCAAAGGCATAAAATGAGCCAGCGTAGGCATAATCCCGTTCACGGGGTTGTACCGGCGTTTGGTTCAGGTAGATAATAATGGCTACGCCGGTCATAAAGAAGAGCATCCAAACGACCCAGGTATCTTTTTTATTCCGGGAGTAGTGGAAAAGGAAACCGATAATTCCGAGGATGAGCGGCAGGAAATACAATCGTGCCCGTGCCGGATTATGCATGCTCGGAGGCAGATGGGCCTGGTCGCCCAGCCGCATTTTATCGATAAAGTTAATCCCGCTGATCCAGTTTCCATGGTTGATTTCTCCCTGGCCTTCAATATTGTTTTGTCGTCCCACAAAATTCCACAGAAAATAGCGGATGTACATGTGGTCGAGTTGGTATTTAAAGAAGAATTTCAGGTTGGTCAGGAAGCTGGGGCGGATTAATACTTTGGTTTTTCCGTTCCCCATATCCACCCGGATAGGGGTCCCGTCCGTCCCTCCATATTCTTTGCTTTTATAAAATTTAATATGGATGGGTTTTTGGTTGCTCCACATACGCGGAAAAATAGTTTCAAAACGGGGATCGTATACCGGAATGGTTTGTTTTTTGTCATCGATCACCACATATTTTCCTTTTTTATCGTCGCGTTTGTAAACCGGCGTTCCGTCTTTTCTCCCAATTTCCGGAGCATTATAATATTGCCCATAAAGCAAAGGCCAGGTGCCATATTGTTCACGGTTCAGGTAAGCCAACAGGTTCACCGCGTTTTTCGGGTCATTTTCGTTAATGGGCGTATCGGCATTGGCACGAATAACCAGCATCAAGAAAGATGAATAACCGATAAGCACAAAGGTTAATGCCAGCAACATGGTGTTGTACACTACTTTTCCATGTTTTTGTGTGTAATAAATCCCATAAGCCAGCAATCCGATGAGTGTGGCAAAATAAACAACGGTTCCTACGTTAAACGGTAATCCCAGTGTGTTTACGCAGAAGAGTTCAAACTGTCCGGCCAGGTTAACCACTTGGGGAATGATGATGTACATCACAATAGCCAAAATGCCCAGTGCCACAATGCCGGCGTAAATAAATCCTTTCCAGGAAAATTTGTATCTTTTAAAATAGTAAACATATACTATAGCCGGAATGGTCAGCAGGTTTAGCATGTGTACCCCAATGGCCAGTCCGGTCAGGTAAGCAATGAGTAAAATCCATCGGAATCCGCTACGTTCGTCAGCCACTTCTTCCCAGCGTAAGATCGCCCAGAAAGTGAGTGCGGTAAAAAAGGATGAAGTGGCATATACTTCGGCTTCCACGGCTGAAAACCAAAACGAATCGGTAAAAGTATAAGCCAAAGAACCTACAATACCGGCTCCGAGAACGGCCCATAATTGACCTTTCGTCATTTCATCTCCAGGGTTCTTTACGTAGATCTTTTTTGCCAGCAGGGTGATGGTCCAGAATAAAAAGAGAATGGTAAATGCACTGGCCAGTGCCGACATGATATTGATCATCATGGCTACATGAGCCGTATTTCCGAAAGCAAACAGGGAAAAGATGCGGCCCATCATTTGGAAAAGCGGAGCTCCCGGAGGGTGTCCTACCTGCAATTTGTAGGCAGTAGAAATGTATTCACCCGGATCCCACCAGCTGGCAGTGGGCTCTATGGTGGATAGATAGACGAATGCAGCAATCAGAAAGATCAGCCAGCCTATCCGATTGTTGAGTTTCTTAAAATTGTTCATGATGGATGAATTTAACTGAAACAGGGTGCGAATTTAGGAAATTTAACCCTTGCTGTGGAATTTTAAGAAATTTTGACATTATTTTTTGAAAAGCCATAAAAAAACCGGGAAGTTGACCGCTTTTTTTGCAGTCAATTCCCGGTTTAAAAGAACAGCTTTCCACTAATTATTCTTCAAGATTAGTTTTCCGGTGATCATACCATTTTTTGCCGCCGTATGCTGCACCGAGTCCCAATAGGATGAATAAACCTCCGCCAATGGGTGCGCCGTGTGTCGCTGGTGGTGTAGCCTGTGCCATGACCGATTGAAATGAGAATAACAGAGAAAAAAGAATACTGTAAAAAATAATGGATTTTTTCATTTTTTTATGATTTGCTGATTATTGAATGTAAACTTTTTTGGTAACAACACGATGGTCATTTTCTATTCGGACAATGTATATTCCCGCTTGTTGAGTCATGTGGATTTGTTGTCTGGTAGTTCCGTTAAGTATACTTTCATAAACCTTCTGCCCAAGCGTGTTAAATACAAATACTTTTCCGTTGAGAACTTTCTGTCCGTGCAGATAAATGGTGTTTCCGGAAGAAAATACCTGAAGGTCATCGGTTTGTTCTGATGCAGGAGAAATTCCGGTTACCCCATTGATGTGAAGAACAAACCGGTCTGTGTTGTCTCCGTCTTGTGCACTGAAATCATAATTCGTTATTTCATTCAGGTTGATTTTTTCTCCTGTTACCTTGTCTTCCAGAATAAAATCTGTATTTGTAAAACTGGAAACACCTTTTATGGTCAGGTGGTACACTGTGTTTACGCCGGCCCGGAATTCCAAAGGAACATCATATGCTGTAGTGATCTCCGGCAGGTAATTTATCAGGAAATTTTCATCGTGGCTCACTGTCCATATCTGTGGAGCCGTTTTTACCATGCTCATGATTTTGTGGGCATCGTAAGCCATGTCCCATTGCTCAGTAGCATCGGGTTTAAATCCTAAAGTAGCTTTGTCTGAATAGCTGTTTGCATCATCAGTAATCTGGAAAGTCAGCGTTTCCGGAGTTTCCGCTGTTTGTTTATAGTTTCCTTGAGCATCATGAACCCGTGCAGCGGCAGGAATGGTCACACTGCCTGTTGTTCCGGAAACAACCTGAACAAAAAAGCCGTTGGTAGAAGGAATGATGTCATTGGCATTAATAGCAGTGTAACTGGCAGAGGCTTCGTCCCATATTTCTGCAACAGCGCCAACATTGGTTAATGTCCAGTTTCCGTCGTCCCACTTAATGGCGCTGGAAAAAGGATTTCCCAACAAATGCCACCCGTCACCGCCGGATGTTGAAGTGTAAGATAAGTTGGATACCGTAACATCTGATGTGTTTAAAGTGCCCGTATATTCGTGGGTCAGGTCAGTACTATTAGCCACAAGATAGCCCTGTCCTGCGGTAAAGGTAAAGGTGGTATTTCTATAATTTACCCACTGGTTATCGACTTCACTCCACGCGTACAGATCATCGGTAGTATTTCTTGTGGGATCCCATGTGGTATTTGCCGGATCCATGGATGCAACCGGACAGCCAATCTCATGCCAGCCGTTACCTGTTCCTGTACCGGAAGTATAATGGCCAACATAGCGTTGTACGGTGACGTCTACAGATGAATTGGTAATTAAAGAACCATTTCCTGTGGTGTCTGAAGCAATAATCAAATTGGCAGATGTCCCGTTATTGGTTAACGTATCATTGACTGTCATTCCGTAACCTGGATTGATTACAGCGGTTCCACTGGTTATTATGAAGTTGTTACAGGAAAAGCCTTCTGTAGTACTGGACATATTTTTAATAACAAGAGTATCACCGGTACCAACATCACAATTAATATTATATAATGTTTTGGTACTAATCATTGTCGTAGAAGACATGTAATTATCTGTGTTTGTAAAAGAAATTATACCTCCAGTAACGTTGGCTGTTGTTGGGTTAAATTTTAATGCTGCTCCATCTCCTTTATTTCCTTTCAAAATATTTATGTTGCCATTTGACATGGTAAATGTTGTTCCTGATGGGACATAAAAGATATCAGTTGCACTTGTTCCTCCAGAAGAATTAATATTTATTGTGCCACCGGTCATTTTAAATGAAGCTGAGTTTTTAAGAGTAAAATATCTGCTTGTATTTAGTATTCCGCCAGACATGTTAAACAGACAACGATTTCCCATGACGGAGCCGTTTATAGTTAAATAATCACCGCTACCATCACCTTCGTTGAATGTCCCTCCAGTTATTTTAAGAATACCATAAACAGTACATGACGCGGTTGTAGTTAATGTTGCTCCTGTTTCTATTGCTAGAGTGCCATAGTTACTTGTATCTGTAGCGTCGATTATAAAAAGTTTACAATATTGGATTGTATCGACAGTGATAGTATCTCCTGATCGAATCTCGACAGTGTCAACTGAAGTAGGAATGGTTCCTCCATCCCATGTTTCTGCATTATTCCAATTGCCGCCACCGGTTTTATTACTGTAAATTTTTTGTGAAAAGCCAAGGGAAGGCAATAAACAGACAAATAATAATGCAAGTAAAATATTTTTCATAATCCGATTTTTTTAAAGGGTTTAAAATCAAAAAATAGAAATCATAAAAAATATAAGCTTTTTAAGGAAAAGAACTTAAATATAGATTTTCCCCTTTTTTTAGGAAGGTTTTCTCTGGGGTTTCATGTCTAAATGACAATAAATAAAAAGATTTTCGCATTGTTGGTTTATTAAAATTACCACAAATGTAAAATAAATTAGTATTAGAAACAAGAAATTAACCTAATAATTTATTAGACATCAGGTGTTTGTCTTAAAATAAGAGTTGGAAGCTGGAATAGGGTGTGTTTCAAATTTGGAATTTATTGATATACATAACTTTATTTGTATAAAGAAAAGATTTATTTTTTGAGCAGAACTTTTTATTTCCCGATTAGCAGCTTTTTATTGTCCCTTCTGTTTATTAAATAGGAATAGTCTTTTTGTTTGGTGATAACAAAAAAATATCTTATTCGTGAATTAGGATATTTCCTTCATTATCTAAGATATCCAACAGAGCTGCCAGTTTTTTGATCGCAATAAATCGTTCCCATTGGTGGGGATCTTCGTTGGTTTTTTCGTGGATCCAGGTGGTGTGATACGGAATATGTACAGCCCAGCTTCCTAATTTTAGAAGTGGCAAAACATCCGATTTCAATGAATTGCCAATCATCATGAATTCTTCAGGCTGTATGGTTAAACGTTGAAGTAGTTTCCGGTAATTTTCTTCTTGTTTGTCACTCATAATTTCAATATGATGAAAACAAGAAGCCAGTCCTGATTTCCGGAGTTTCCGTTCCTGGTCCAGCAGATCGCCTTTGGTTACCAGAACAACAGGAATCTTGGTTTTAAAATATTCTAATACTTCGCGCACTCCGTCAAGCAGAATAACCGGTTTGTTGAGTAATTCTTTTCCTAAGCCGATTATTTTTTCGATGATTTGAGCGGGTACCCGGTGCCCGGAAGTTTGAATTGCTGTTTCTATCATGGACAGCATGAATCCTTTGGCTCCGTAACCGTAAAGGGGCAGGTTTTGAATTTCCAGGTGGTAAAGCTGTTCCATCACCGTTTTTTCATCGGCAAAATCTTTAAGTAGTTTAACCAGTTCCCGTTCCGTTTCGCGATAATAGATTTCGTTTACCCACAGGGTATCATCGGCATCGAAGCCAAGCACTTTAATTTTACTCATGTTTTAATTTTTCACTCGTTTTCCACCGATTTTTTAAACGTGGGAACATCACGGTGATGGGTACCCTGTTCAAAATCATAAGCCATGCCGATAAGCAGCGGTTCGCTCCATGCCCGGCCGAAAAAGGAAATGCCTACCGGTAATCCCTGAATAAATCCCATGGGAACGGTAATGGATGGATATCCGGAAATAGCTGCCGGCGAAGAGCTGCCCAGTACAAAATGGTCTCCGTTGACGAGGTCGGTTTTCCAGGCCGGAGCACCGGTAGGCGCAATAATGGCATCCAGGTGATAACGATTCATCACTTTGTCCATGCCGTTTTTCCGGCTTCCTGTGGTCATTTTTTTCAACGCTTTTTTATATCCCGGACTATTCAGGTTGCCTTTGGCTTCTGCTTCCAGCATCAGTTTTTGATCAAAATATTTGAGCTCAATCGAATCCGATTGGTTAAAAGCAATAATATCCTGAAGTGTTTTTACCGGAGCATCGGGGCCCAATGTTTTCAGGTATTTGTTCAGTCCGTCTTTAAATTCATAAAGCAAAACCTGAAACGAAGCCGCTTCTGTGCCGGGTTGCATGATTTTGTTGATTTTTACTACGGTAGCTCCTTGGCTCTCAAGAAAACGAACAGCCCGATACATCAGCGTATCGACTTTATAATCGATTCCCATAGGAGCCATGTATAAACCGATGCGTTTCCCGCGTAAAACCCCTTTTTTCAGAAATTGGGTGTAATCGCGATAGGCATGCCCTTTTGAAGCAAATGTTTTACTGTCGGCGCTGTCTACACCGGTAAGTACGCCAAGCAATGTAGCTGCATCAGAAACGGTTCGGGTCATAGGGCCGGGAGTATCCTGGGTAAAAGAGATGGGAATGACACCTGTGCGACTGATTAATCCTACGGTAGGCTTGATGCCAACAATGCCATTCGCCGAAGAAGGACAAACGATAGAGCCATCGGTTTCGGTACCAATACCGACCATGGCCAAATTAGCAGAAACAGCTACGCCGGGACCAGAACTGGAACCACAGGGATTCCGGTCAAGAACGTACGGGTTTTTGGTTTGTCCACCCATGCCGCTCCATCCGCTGGACGAAAAACTACACCGGAAATTAGCCCACTCACTCAAATTGGCTTTTCCAATGATAATGGCACCGGCTGCTCTTAACCGGGCTGCCACCCAGCTGTCGTGTAATGGATGCGAACCTGCCAATGCCCGCGAGCCAGCTGTACAAGCCATTTTATCGTGGGTGTCGATATTATCTTTCAATACCACCGGAATACCAAATAACGGACCGGAAGCTTTTCCTTCAGCCAGAAGTTTGTCTAACGAGTCGGCAATTTTCATCGCATCCGGATTAACCGTGATAAATGCATTTAAATGGGGGCCGTTTTGGTCTAACGCTTTAATTCTGAGTAAATAGGTTCTGACCACTTCTTTTACTGTAAAGCGTTGATTGTGATACCCCTGTTCCATCTCAGAGATAGTCATTTCGTTTAAAGGTAGTCCCATGTTACCACAGGTAGGACAGGGGCTTTTGGATGTGGTACCGGATTGTTTTTCTGTTCTGTTACACGAAACCAAAAAAAACAATGATGCCAAAAAGAAGACAGAAATAAAAAAGGAAATCTTTTTCATGATGTATATATTTTATCAAACTTCAAAGTTACCGGATTTACCGGATATTTTTTTCTACTTTTCGAAACAAGGTATTCAGACATTCTTTCCG
The sequence above is drawn from the Candidatus Sulfidibacterium hydrothermale genome and encodes:
- a CDS encoding glycosyltransferase family 117 protein — its product is MNNFKKLNNRIGWLIFLIAAFVYLSTIEPTASWWDPGEYISTAYKLQVGHPPGAPLFQMMGRIFSLFAFGNTAHVAMMINIMSALASAFTILFLFWTITLLAKKIYVKNPGDEMTKGQLWAVLGAGIVGSLAYTFTDSFWFSAVEAEVYATSSFFTALTFWAILRWEEVADERSGFRWILLIAYLTGLAIGVHMLNLLTIPAIVYVYYFKRYKFSWKGFIYAGIVALGILAIVMYIIIPQVVNLAGQFELFCVNTLGLPFNVGTVVYFATLIGLLAYGIYYTQKHGKVVYNTMLLALTFVLIGYSSFLMLVIRANADTPINENDPKNAVNLLAYLNREQYGTWPLLYGQYYNAPEIGRKDGTPVYKRDDKKGKYVVIDDKKQTIPVYDPRFETIFPRMWSNQKPIHIKFYKSKEYGGTDGTPIRVDMGNGKTKVLIRPSFLTNLKFFFKYQLDHMYIRYFLWNFVGRQNNIEGQGEINHGNWISGINFIDKMRLGDQAHLPPSMHNPARARLYFLPLILGIIGFLFHYSRNKKDTWVVWMLFFMTGVAIIIYLNQTPVQPRERDYAYAGSFYAFAIWIGLGVLSLYEGVKKYFGKKEIAAALVTVISLILVPANMAKEEWPSHDRSGKFSARDFAVMYLRSCPPNAILFTNGDNDTFPLWYAQEVEGIRTDVRVVNYMLAGGAWYVDQMFKQEYNSAPLPLSIPSEKYDRGTMNFIPVYPVIKGPISLKDAIDFIRNDDPRTKMPLQSGDKIDYLPGKELFLKVDSAAAVNSGTVPLKDAGKIVKEIKWKVKQGYLYRSDVMLLDLLANNNWKRPICFANPSSVSKVLDVAKYCQMRGLVYQLVPVPAKDYIPKVGGVAADSSYKILMSKKARWGRLNMPDVHVDRESFRNSVIAKQSYIRLAQALANMHKYDSTVKALDRGIWFFPNKKFPFDYYTIHWALLYYQAADYAKKHHEPKEKYMSYYKKGNDVVEKIYTRYMQDLNYYNRLNDKFVPYYDNDIREALTSLQQLAQLTKDFHQNKLSAKINKGFYEQLKTMEGTVKKK
- a CDS encoding T9SS type A sorting domain-containing protein, giving the protein MKNILLALLFVCLLPSLGFSQKIYSNKTGGGNWNNAETWDGGTIPTSVDTVEIRSGDTITVDTIQYCKLFIIDATDTSNYGTLAIETGATLTTTASCTVYGILKITGGTFNEGDGSGDYLTINGSVMGNRCLFNMSGGILNTSRYFTLKNSASFKMTGGTININSSGGTSATDIFYVPSGTTFTMSNGNINILKGNKGDGAALKFNPTTANVTGGIISFTNTDNYMSSTTMISTKTLYNINCDVGTGDTLVIKNMSSTTEGFSCNNFIITSGTAVINPGYGMTVNDTLTNNGTSANLIIASDTTGNGSLITNSSVDVTVQRYVGHYTSGTGTGNGWHEIGCPVASMDPANTTWDPTRNTTDDLYAWSEVDNQWVNYRNTTFTFTAGQGYLVANSTDLTHEYTGTLNTSDVTVSNLSYTSTSGGDGWHLLGNPFSSAIKWDDGNWTLTNVGAVAEIWDEASASYTAINANDIIPSTNGFFVQVVSGTTGSVTIPAAARVHDAQGNYKQTAETPETLTFQITDDANSYSDKATLGFKPDATEQWDMAYDAHKIMSMVKTAPQIWTVSHDENFLINYLPEITTAYDVPLEFRAGVNTVYHLTIKGVSSFTNTDFILEDKVTGEKINLNEITNYDFSAQDGDNTDRFVLHINGVTGISPASEQTDDLQVFSSGNTIYLHGQKVLNGKVFVFNTLGQKVYESILNGTTRQQIHMTQQAGIYIVRIENDHRVVTKKVYIQ
- a CDS encoding HAD family hydrolase — protein: MSKIKVLGFDADDTLWVNEIYYRETERELVKLLKDFADEKTVMEQLYHLEIQNLPLYGYGAKGFMLSMIETAIQTSGHRVPAQIIEKIIGLGKELLNKPVILLDGVREVLEYFKTKIPVVLVTKGDLLDQERKLRKSGLASCFHHIEIMSDKQEENYRKLLQRLTIQPEEFMMIGNSLKSDVLPLLKLGSWAVHIPYHTTWIHEKTNEDPHQWERFIAIKKLAALLDILDNEGNILIHE
- a CDS encoding amidase, translating into MKKISFFISVFFLASLFFLVSCNRTEKQSGTTSKSPCPTCGNMGLPLNEMTISEMEQGYHNQRFTVKEVVRTYLLRIKALDQNGPHLNAFITVNPDAMKIADSLDKLLAEGKASGPLFGIPVVLKDNIDTHDKMACTAGSRALAGSHPLHDSWVAARLRAAGAIIIGKANLSEWANFRCSFSSSGWSGMGGQTKNPYVLDRNPCGSSSGPGVAVSANLAMVGIGTETDGSIVCPSSANGIVGIKPTVGLISRTGVIPISFTQDTPGPMTRTVSDAATLLGVLTGVDSADSKTFASKGHAYRDYTQFLKKGVLRGKRIGLYMAPMGIDYKVDTLMYRAVRFLESQGATVVKINKIMQPGTEAASFQVLLYEFKDGLNKYLKTLGPDAPVKTLQDIIAFNQSDSIELKYFDQKLMLEAEAKGNLNSPGYKKALKKMTTGSRKNGMDKVMNRYHLDAIIAPTGAPAWKTDLVNGDHFVLGSSSPAAISGYPSITVPMGFIQGLPVGISFFGRAWSEPLLIGMAYDFEQGTHHRDVPTFKKSVENE